The following proteins are encoded in a genomic region of Toxotes jaculatrix isolate fToxJac2 chromosome 3, fToxJac2.pri, whole genome shotgun sequence:
- the tubb1 gene encoding tubulin beta-1 chain: protein MREIVHLQIGQCGNQIGSKFWEVISEEHGINATGIYEGDNNLQLERLNVYFNEAHGGKYVPRALLVDLEPGTMDSVRGSRFGALFRPDNFIHGNSGAGNNWAKGHYTEGAELVEQVIDRVRNESESCDCLQGFQLVHSLGGGTGSGMGTLIINKIREEYPDRIMNSFSIMPSPKVSDTVVEPYNATLSVHQLLENTDETFCIDNEALYDICFRTLKLTTPTYGDLNHLVSMTMSGVTTSLRFPGQLNADLRKLAVNMVPFPRLHFFMPGFAPLTARGSQQYRALTVPELTQQMFDARNMMTACDPRRGRYLTVAGVFRGRMSTREVDEQMLAIQQKNSNYFVDWIPHNVKVAVCDIPPRGLKMASTFIGNNTAIQEIFRRVGEQFSLMFRRKAFLHWYTGEGMDEMEFTEAESNLNDLVSEYQQYQDATADLDWEAEDEEEEGPSSAATTKVQSRTEVKLETVTETIKESVDE, encoded by the exons ATGCGTGAAATTGTACATCTGCAAATTGGACAATGTGGCAACCAGATCGGCTCAAAG TTTTGGGAAGTGATCAGTGAAGAACATGGGATCAATGCAACAGGCATCTATGAGGGAGACAACAACCTCCAACTGGAGAGGCTCAACGTCTACTTCAATGAGGCACATG GTGGAAAATATGTGCCCAGAGCCCTGCTTGTTGACCTGGAGCCCGGGACCATGGACAGTGTAAGAGGAAGCCGTTTTGGGGCCCTTTTCAGGCCAGACAATTTCATCCATG GGAACTCAGGAGCTGGGAATAACTGGGCGAAGGGCCACTACACAGAGGGAGCGGAGCTGGTGGAGCAGGTGATTGACAGAGTGAGGAACGAGAGTGAAAGCTGTGATTGCCTGCAGGGCTTCCAGCTGGTTCACTCACTGGGGGGTGGTACAGGCTCCGGTATGGGAACCCTCATCATCAACAAGATCCGAGAGGAGTACCCCGACCGCATCATGAATAGCTTCAGTATCATGCCCTCTCCTAAAGTGTCTGATACAGTGGTAGAGCCGTACAACGCCACCCTGTCGGTCCACCAACTCCTGGAGAACACAGACGAGACCTTCTGCATCGACAACGAGGCCCTCTACGACATCTGTTTCCGCACACTGAAACTGACCACACCGACTTACGGGGACCTCAATCACTTGGTCTCCATGACAATGAGCGGAGTTACGACCTCCCTGAGATTCCCCGGTCAGCTCAACGCAGACCTGAGGAAGTTAGCTGTCAACATGGTGCCTTTCCCTCGCCTCCACTTCTTCATGCCAGGCTTTGCCCCCTTGACGGCCCGTGGCAGCCAACAGTATAGAGCCCTTACAGTGCCTGAGCTCACCCAGCAGATGTTCGATGCCCGCAACATGATGACGGCGTGCGACCCAAGGCGAGGGCGCTACCTCACAGTTGCAGGTGTGTTTCGTGGCAGGATGTCCACCAGAGAGGTAGATGAACAAATGCTTGCAATccagcagaaaaacagcaactaCTTCGTGGATTGGATCCCCCACAATGTCAAGGTTGCCGTGTGTGACATCCCACCCCGAGGCCTCAAAATGGCCTCCACCTTCATCGGCAACAACACAGCCATTCAAGAGATATTCCGCCGTGTGGGTGAGCAGTTCTCCCTGATGTTCAGACGGAAAGCCTTTCTTCACTGGTACACAGGGGAAGGTATGGATGAAATGGAGTTCACGGAGGCAGAGAGCAACCTCAACGACCTGGTGTCAGAGTACCAGCAGTATCAAGATGCCACTGCTGATCTAGACTGGGaagcagaggatgaagaagaggagggtcCTTcgtcagcagcaacaacaaaggtTCAGTCTCGCACGGAAGTTAAACTGGAAACAGTGACGGAAACAATCAAAGAATCTGTAGATGAGTAG